Proteins from one Elephas maximus indicus isolate mEleMax1 chromosome 12, mEleMax1 primary haplotype, whole genome shotgun sequence genomic window:
- the LOC126087458 gene encoding LOW QUALITY PROTEIN: protein CCSMST1 (The sequence of the model RefSeq protein was modified relative to this genomic sequence to represent the inferred CDS: substituted 1 base at 1 genomic stop codon) translates to MEPEPPRGELIPPLPPPSSLAPRRCPRTRRDSSASGRTGNYISRHTLADPRRWGLRRKRDLKALCHFLCATGPTFCGREWKPEATSGFRFRATEVAKRGVEVAMSCVVFEPAPGVARALRFVRWVSQSPHPPSSGRARAQPVAKGEEEDDFNRPIQFSSSKANPPRWTVEHSLGRVQQRAWWKVLPLSISFLALFVWCFLRQESSSDECSTGVLGEETEPSDRSXEPVTGNWERT, encoded by the exons ATGGAACCAGAACCTCCCCGAGGCGAGCTCAtccctcctctgccccctccctccagccTGGCCCCGCGTCGCTGCCCGAGGACCCGGCGAGATAGTTCCGCTTCGGGCCGAACCGGGAACTACATTTCCCGGCATACACTCGCGGATCCCCGGAGATGGGGCCTGCGGCGGAAGAGAGATCTGAAAGCTTTATGTCATTTCCTGTGCGCGACTGGGCCCACGTTTTGCGGTCGTGAGTGGAAGCCTGAAGCGACGTCAGGTTTCCGGTTTCGCGCGACGGAAGTCGCGAAGCGAGGAGTCGAGGTCGCAATGAGCTGTGTAGTGTTTGAGCCGGCGCCTGG GGTCGCCCGGGCGCTGAGGTTTGTGCGCTGGGTTTCCCAAAGCCCGCACCCGCCGTCCAGTGGCCGGGCACGGGCCCAGCCGGTGGccaagggggaggaagaggacgACTTTAACCGGCCTATCCAGTTTTCCTCCAGCAAAGCCAACCCGCCCCGCTGGACGGTAGAGCATTCCCTGGGAAGGGTACAGCAGCGGGCTTGGTGGAAAGTGCTGCCCCTGAGTATCTCCTTCCTCGCTCTGTTCGTCTGGTGTTTTCTGAGGCAGGAGAGCAGCTCGGACGAGTGTTCGACTGGTGTGCTGGGAGAAGAGACAGAGCCCAGTGATCGCTCCTAGGAGCCTGTTACTGGCAACTGGGAGAGAACTTAA